The sequence below is a genomic window from Prochlorococcus marinus CUG1416.
ATTTTTACCATAAGGGAAAATATAAACAAACCCATATATAAATACTAAATAATAAATGGGGAATAAACTCACATCCGGAGTTATTCTTCCGAAAGGCGTTTTGATATCTTTAGACATTAGTAAATGAGTAGGTATCGATAGTATTCATTTTTATTTTAGATTAAGCCTATTATCTCACCAAGTCTATTTTAATATTGGATTTGATTTAAATCATTATGATATGGATTATTCCACTGGAGAATAAAATTTACTTCTTAATTTAACTAATTCCAAAACAGGCAATAGTCCCGAAATTTTCTTGTTATTTATCTTAAGTAAATTTGCTACACAATCAAAGTTTCCTCACTTAGCAAGGAAACATCGACAATGGCTAATTGTAGAAATCTTTTCGTAATATTTTAGTAAATACTTTAAATAAAGAGTTTGATAAAAAAAGCCCCTAGATTCAAAAAAATAATTTAGCTACATTTTATTGAGGAATGTATTATTTAATTAAATTTTTTTATCAAAATTTTTAAAAATTACTCTTTTACAGATGTATTTTATGAAATAAGATCTTTATGATCGGGGCGAGGCGTAGATTGCTAGCGTGGGAGCCATGAAGAATTACATTTTATTTGATCAATTATTAGATTTTTAAAAGGAATTTTATTTTTTAAAAGGTTATGGCTGATTCAATAGGTAAATTCAGTTTTAATTTTCCTTCCAATCTCAATAATTCAATAACAACTAAAATTCCCACAACTTCTTTATTGTTACTCTCAAGAATCTTCGAAACACAATTGACAGTTCCACCAGTAGCTAATAAATCATCAACAATGGCATAAGAGCTGTATTTCTTTAGGGCCTTTTTTTGAATTGATAGTGTATTTTCCCCATATTCTAAGCTGTAGTTCTTTTCTACAAGCTCTCCCGGAAGCTTACCAGGTTTTCTTGCTACAATCATTGGCTTTGAAGCTTGCAAAGAGATCGCAGAACCAAAGATAAAGCCTCTGGCATCTATGGAAATTATTGCTTCAGCATTTTTTATGATTTGACTAGATGACATCTTCAAAATAAGTTCCTTGAATATCCTTGGTTCCTGAATAATTCCAAGAACATCTTTAAACTCAATTCCTTTTTTTGGATAATCTTTGTATGTATCTATAATTTCTTCAAGACTCTTCATTCTCTTTATTTCTATAGTTGATTTTAGGATCCATATATTATTTTCATCATTCTAGCTAAAAGAATTTTTTTTTCTAAATCCACCAAAAAAAATTAAACTTAAACCTTCAACGGATAACAACTTAAGGAATAGATCTTTGTAGAAGCCATATAGAATAACTTTTAATAGCAAGAGTGATTAAAAGTTACCCTCTTTTTTAACGTAAAATGAAGTTTGAAAAATTAGTTATAAATTAGTGAGAAAGAGCATATTCATAACTAAAAAATATTTTTATAAAATATTTAGTAATTTAGTCTTTTATAGATGACTGTTATGAACTAAGATCTTATGAGCGGGGCGTGGCGCAGCTTGGTAGCGCGGGTGCTTTGGGAGCACTAGGTCGCAGGTTCGAATCCTGTCGCCCCGATTGGTTTTTCAGCAAATAGCAAAATAGCCTGTGTAAAAGGTGTGTAAAAGAATTAGACATATGAAGTACTTAGTAGAACAATTCTGATGGGACTAAAAGCATCAGGGAAATTAAAAGCTGGTAAACATTTCGTTTACGTTACTGGCAAACCAAGAAGCAATATTAATTGGGATTTAGCAGCAATTGAAAAATGGATGCTCGAAGAAACTCAAAAAAGTGCTAATGCTCACTATGAAGCCGCAAAGAAAATTGAAACTTATTCAGAAATGGGGATTTAAATTTCAATAATTTAATTTGAATATGATTATCTATCAAAAGTTTCAGAGTGGCTGAAAATGGTTTCAAATCACTCAACTCAAAATTTAAAATTTTTCACTGTCAACCATGAGCTTCTTGAGTTCGTTTGGCACAAATGCAGCTTATGCAGTGATATCACACAAAGGAATATAAAAGGTGTAGCAACCTTATATTCTTTGTTAGGGAGTATATGGTACAGAGGGAAGAAACCTTATATTTTAAAGGGGAAAAAAGGTCTATGGAAAGTAGTTGATCAAGAATATTTAGCAAATTATAGTCTTTGTTCAAAAAGGACAGTTATCAGATATATGAAGATTCTTACTAATGCTGGATTAATTGAATATAAAAAATACGGCTTTACTCATAAGAAGTATTACCAACTAATTTCAGATGAAAGAAATAATGAAAGTGATGTTAACGATCCAAAAAGCATACATAAAGTAACAAAACTGTCAGATCCGAAAGTGCCAAATAGTCATAATCATATCTACCAAAAAGACACAGTCGAAAATGACAATTCTTCAGAGTCAAATATTAGAATCAATAATAAGACTTTATTAAAAGATATTTATGGGATCCATGGTGCTTACGCACCAGACATACATAAAAAAGAAAAAGATTTAGAAATTGAGAAACGTAAACAGATCAATCAACTAAGGGAGTTGGAGAAGAAGCAAAAATGATCTATAGAAAGATAAGTACTTTTTTTGTTAACTTGTTAACCACATGCAAATTTAAACGCTAAAAAACTTCCGACCCTTCGGATGACCCACGTTGTAAACAGAATTAAGAACCTAGTAAGCTTTTCTGTTTATTTTTTAGTTAAAAAATTCTGCTAACTTGTTATAAAATTTCTGAAAATTGTGCTTATCAGGTTTATTACAATTATTATCGGCACTTAAAAGTGCATATTCATTAGCAAATTTATTACCTGCATTCGTTTTCATATAAGCAATATGGTAATCAAACTCATAGGAATTCATCCTATTACGTAGATTTCTTATTAAAATTTTTGTTGCTCTATCAGGACTAATTGTTCCTTGAGCTATTTTGCATCTTGCAATTCCAACTTCCATAATTGATAATGCCAAAGAAAAATCATCTCTATTATTAAAATCTTTAATAGGAAATTTATGATCAGCATTAATAGCAGTGGGTAATGTAATTGCAGCTAGTAGTGGGAGTAGTAAGTGTTTCATCTATATCTACCGTCACGATAAAGAATTTTGGAGGTCTTTTTACAAATATCGACTTCAATCCATTCCATATTTACAACATGAGTTGGCATATCCTCCTTTGCACCGACTCTATATTTGCATTCTCTACTATCTTTATAAACAAAATACCAAGGATACTTATAGTGTTTATTTTCCTTAATTCTGTCGGAAAGCATCTTCCAATATTTGTCATTCACTAATTTAACTACTGCTCTCTCCTCCTCATTACAGTTACCGCCTGAGTCTGGGCAAGTGAATTTATGTCTAGGATATGGTTTAGCATCAATAATGCTAGGTAAAGCGAGTGCAGCTAGTAGTGGGAGTAGTAAGCGTTTCATTTACTTTTCTTAATTTTATAAATTAAAGACCTGGATAAATCCCGCTCCTTACAGCCGAATCAGGAGTTGGAACAATACATAAGGAAAGACTAGATATTTCTCCCTCATCTACAGAAGCATAAGCAACTCCAAGTAGATTAGACTTATCTCCTTGAGCCATGATAAGGCAATCGGTATGTCCATAGGCTGGGCAGACTCCTAATTCCGCATAAACAGAACTCTTAGTTTTTTTTATTATTTCAAGTTTTGGTCTGATATATTCAATGAATTCATCTTTTGAGTTCATATCGGTTAAGACTTTTTGTGAGGAGTAGGAGAAGTCTTCTGACAAAAACGATTCAAATTCAGACGAATCAAGAGTGTGTAGCATTTTCGCGTAAATACTCAAAGCTTGTTTTTCTGTTAAGGAGGTCATTTTTTCTGAAATTCTTGATGTTAGTTAAGTTATTTATATTTGGAAAATTAATGAGATTTTCAAATTAATACATCCAATTAATTCCTGTGCTTGGGTACTTAAGACCGCCACTTCTTCCTGAGTACCCATAAGATTTAACATTTCTTTTGTAAACTCCATCGTTATTATCATCGTAATAAGAAGAACTGGAACCATTACTACATCTTTGGCTATATCCATTTCCATAGGAGTGGTTAGTTCTATAACAATAATCAGCTTTTGTTGGAGATAAAAAAGATGATCCTAAAACAACTGAAAGGATAGGAAGTAAGAATAATTTTTTCATTTTAAAATTTTGATTGTGGAAATAAATCCGTACAGTATCTTCTAGTTCTGGATACTTAAAAGTGATTCCAAAAATAGTATTAATGAATATTTTTTAACCACATTGTTTATCTTCTCCAGTAATGCAATATCTTTTAGATTCACTATTTAGGCGTTGTTGACAAGCAATTGACATTAAAGGTTTAACTGTTCCTTGTCCAAAAAATTTATTTTGATAATAGTAACAAATCCCACTTCTAGCTTTTCTCCATTCTTCCCATAGTTTGTCATCATTTAATTCTTTTCTAAGTTCCCAGTCTGATTTAAGTAACCTTTCAACTTCGCATCTAGTGTATTCAGGAGTAGCTCCATCTTCTACACATTCAAATGGATAGTTTTTAAAATGACTTTCTTTCCAACTTTCAAAACTATGATCATCAGCTTTTACAAAAGGAGTTAAAACAAATAATAGAGATGTAATTATTATGTATTTCATTTTTTATTCTCCTCTCCTAATTGTTTCAAGTGTATGTAGATAAAATTTTGGAAATATTTCTGTAAGTTCTTCTAGCCTTTTTTCATTCAGCTCTTCTTTAGGTAAATTTGTAAGTTTTGGTATGGATAATTTAATATTTTCTCGACACCAATTTATTGATTTAATAGCTTCTTCTTTAACATCATCTTTTATCGATAGATTCTCATCAAATATAGAATTAACATCTAAGTTATTACCTCGTATAAGTGCTCTAAAGATAAGATCAGAATTTTTAATTGATTCTCCCAATTCTTTATTTGCTTCAATTCCAAAAACCAATGTGCAAGCTGCAATACCTATTGATCTAGCAATACATTTATCATTGCCTACCTCATTGCATGGCAATCTAAAATTATACTCAATTTTTTTTATATTAAATCCATACTTTCCCTCTGGAAAACCAGCTTGAACATTTAAGGGTAAAGATAAAAATAATAATGCAATTAAAAAGTTTTTCATTAGAGATGAATAGACATATAAACTACCCTTTCCTTCCTTTCTTTATCCCTTCAAGAGTTCTTAACCACCACTCTCCATAGGTTCTAGTAGCGACTTCAATAAATTCTGGAGTAGCTTCTTTACCTGTTTTTTCTAAAACTATTTCTGGAATTGCTTCCTCAGTAGCATCTTTACAAAATCTAACTCTATCCTTAACCTCATTACGTATTTCAGTTTTAATATCATCATTTTTATTAAACATACTTATTGGTTTGATTTTATTACCTCTCATAATTGCTACAAAGAGTTCATCTGCGATATCCAATGCCTCTCCAACAGGTTTCCCTTGATTAATTCCAAAAACAAAAGTACACGC
It includes:
- a CDS encoding adenine phosphoribosyltransferase yields the protein MKSLEEIIDTYKDYPKKGIEFKDVLGIIQEPRIFKELILKMSSSQIIKNAEAIISIDARGFIFGSAISLQASKPMIVARKPGKLPGELVEKNYSLEYGENTLSIQKKALKKYSSYAIVDDLLATGGTVNCVSKILESNNKEVVGILVVIELLRLEGKLKLNLPIESAITF
- a CDS encoding ribose ABC transporter ATP-binding protein; protein product: MKNFLIALLFLSLPLNVQAGFPEGKYGFNIKKIEYNFRLPCNEVGNDKCIARSIGIAACTLVFGIEANKELGESIKNSDLIFRALIRGNNLDVNSIFDENLSIKDDVKEEAIKSINWCRENIKLSIPKLTNLPKEELNEKRLEELTEIFPKFYLHTLETIRRGE